Part of the Pseudarthrobacter sp. NBSH8 genome is shown below.
GCCCTGGGCTCGCTCATGGCTCTGTCCGCATGTTCTTCCGGAGCGTCAGCGGTCCAGGCCGGGGCAGACTCCGTGTCTGACCCCAAACCCGGCGGTAATCTGCGCGTGGGCATTGTGGGTGGATCGGCCAAAGACAGCCTGGATGCCCACGCCCCGGTGACCCATCCGGACCAGGCGCGTGTCATCCAGCTCTATGACACGCTCGCCAGCTACGACAACGAGCACAAGATCCAGATGGCGCTCGCCGACTCCATCACGCCGTCCGCGGATGCCACCACCTGGACCGTCCACCTTCGGGACGGGCTGAAGTTCAGCGACGGCAGGCCGCTGACGGCAGAAGACGTCATCTTTACATTTCGCCGCATCACGGATCCTGCCTCCCCGCAGAGCGGAGCTTCGGCACTGTCCACGCTCAACCGAGATGCTTTGAAGGCCACCGATTCCCAGACCGTCGTCTTTAGCTTCAGCGCTCCCAACTCGACCTTCCCGGACACCGCCGCCCAATACTCGCTCGGTATTGTGCCGGCCGATTACGATCCCAAGAAACCGATCGGCGCGGGGCCGTTCATGATGGAAACTTTCACGGCGGGCCAGCAGAGCGTGTTTGTGAAAAACCCGCATTACTGGCAGGCCGGGCAGCCGCTCGTGGACAAGGTCACCATCATCGACTTCCCGGACGACACCGCCCGCGTCAACGCTCTCCTGGGCGGCCAGGTCGACGCGATCGACCAGCTTCCCCTCGGCCAGGTCAACGTCGTCAAGGCCAATCCGGCCATGAAGGTTCTGGAATCGGCCACCGGGTCCTGGCTGCCGTTCACCATGCGCGTGGACCAGGAACCGTTCAACGATCCCAAGGTCCGCCAGGCCTTCCGCCTGATCATTGACCGCCAGCAGATGGTGGATCAGGTCCTTGGTGGCCACGGCACCGTTGGCAACGACATGTACTCACCGCTGGACCCGTGCTATCCGTCAGACACCCCGCAGCGGACCCAGGACATCGAGAAGGCCAAGCAGCTTTTGGCGGAGGCCGGTAAGAGCAACCTCACCGTTGATCTGGTCACGTCGCCAGTGGCCGCGGGACTCGTGGAGGCAGCGCAAGTCTTCGCACAGCAAGCCAAGGCCGCCGGCGTCACCGTCAACGTCAAAAAAGTTGATCCGGGAGAGTTCTACGGCGAGCAGTACCTGCAGTGGACCTTCGCCCAGGACTTCTGGTTCACCCGCGACTACCTCTCGCAGGCATCGAACTCGGGCTTCGCCACGTCGCCGTACAACGAAACGCACTGGGCCGACCAGGAATGGACAGAGCTCGTCACCCGGGCACAAGCCACCACCGACTCCGAGACCCGCTGCGGACTCATCAAGAAAGCACAGCAGATCGAATTTGAGCGCGGCGGCAACATCATCTGGGGTTTCCCGAACAGCGTGGACGCCTACAGTGCCGCGGTCCAGGGCCTGACCCCGGACAAGAGCGGCATCCCGCTGACATCATTCGGGTTCCGCAACGCCTGGCTCAATAAGTGACGGCCGCACAGGGAGGGGGCATGCGCCGGCTGCTGTTCAGGCGCACCCTGTTCGGGCTCTTTACCCTCTGGGTGGTGTCGCTGGTGGTCTTCCTCGCAACGCAGGCGCTGCCGGGTGACGCTGCCCAGGCCATCCTGGGGCGCGAAGCAACTCCGGAGCGGTTGGCCGCCCTCCGCGAGCAGCTCAACCTTGGGGGTTCGCTGCCGGAACAGTACTTCGGCTGGCTCGGCCAGCTCCTTAGTTTCAATCTCGGAACCTCCCTGGCCGGGGGGACTCCGGTGGCCTCGGCCGTGGGACCCATGCTCCTGAACTCGAGCATATTGATGCTGTGCGCGGCCGTCATAGCGATCCCGCTCGCCATCGGCATCGGCACGTGGACCGCGCTGCGGAAAGACTCCGCCGTGGATCACGTCACCGGCATCATCACCCTGGTGCTGGCCTCGCTGCCGGAATTCGTGGTGGGTGTGCTGCTGGTCCTGCTTCTGGCCACCGGGGTGTTCCACCTCTTCCCGGCTGTGTTTGTCCTGGTTCCCGGCGAACAGGTATGGAGCAACCCGGCCCAGCTGGTGCTGCCCGTGCTGACCCTGGTGCTGGCCGTGTCCCCGTACATCATCCGCATCATGCGGGCCACCATGCTCGAGGTGCTGGAGAGCCAGTACGTGCAGCAGGCCCGGCTCAAGGGTCTGCCGGAGCGCACCGTGGTCCTGCGCCACGCCTTGCCGAACGCCATCGGCCCGGTAGCCCAGGTGATCGCCCTGCAGCTCGCCTGGCTGATCGGCGGCGTGGTGATTGTGGAGTTCCTCTTCCGGTTCCCGGGAGTCGGCTTCCAGCTCATCGACGCCGTCACCAACAGGGACCTGCCCGTGGTGCAGGCACTGGTGATCGTCATCGCCATCTTCTACGTAGCGGTGAACCTTCTTGCAGACGTGGTCACCCTCGCCGCCAACCCTAAAGTAAGGACGGCATCATGAGCATCGGCATGAGCACCCGGCCGGCTGGCAACTCCGACCAGGCAGGCCGCACCCCCCGGAAGCAGGGGCTCCTCCGGCGGGCACTTCAGTCCAAACGCACCGTTGTGGGCTTGGTCCTGACCCTGGCCGTCCTGGCCGTGGCATTTCTGGGCCCCTACCTGGCACCACATTCCGCCACGGAATTTGTGGCGGCACCCTTTTCACCAGCTGGTATCGGCGGGCCGTTCGGTACCGACAACCTTGGACGGGACGTACTTTCCCGCTTCCTTGCCGGCGGGCAGACCCTGATGATCCTCGCGATCATCGCCACCGCCCTCGGCGTGGGCCTGGGCGCCCTGGTGGGGGTGCTGGCCGCGTACCGGCGGGGCTGGCTGGATGAATTGCTGATGCGTGCCGGCGATGTGGCACTGGCATTTCCCCAAATTGTGCTGGCTCTCCTGTTCCTGTCCATTATCGGTCCGGAGCTGTGGCTGCTGGTACTGATGGTGGGTTTCGGCCACCTTCCCCGGGTTGCCCGGGTGGTCCGGGGAGCCGCGTTGTCGGTGGTGGAGCGGGACTTCGTCAAGGCCGCCGAATCTGTCGGAATTCCCCGTTGGCGCATCATGATCGGCGAAATAGTCCCCAACATCAGCAGCACACTCGCGGTGGAATTCGGTCTGCGCCTGACGTACTCGATCGGGCTGGTTGCCGGTCTGAGCTTCCTGGGACTCGGAATACAGCCGCCCGCCGCGGACTGGGGCCTGATGATCAATGAAAACCGGATTGCCCTGACAATTTCCCCGTGGTCCGTTGCATTACCCGTGATCGCGATCGCCCTCCTGACAGTCGGCACCAACCTGGTGACCGATGGCCTCGCCAAGGCATCCATCGGCAGCGACAAAGGAGTCACGATATGAGCACCGCCGCGCCCACCCTTGAAGTGGAGGACCTGAAAATCATCGGCATCCCGTCGATGGCCGCCATCGTCGAGGAACTCTCCCTTGAAGTCCGTCCCGGCGAGATATTGGGGGTGGTGGGAGAATCGGGATCCGGCAAGACCACACTTGGGCTGGCCCTGCTGAATTACTGCAAGGAAGGCACCCGGCTGGGCGGTGGCAAGGTGAGCGTCGCCGGCCAGCAGCTGGCCGGATTGAACTGGCGGCAGGTGCGTCAGCTCCGTGGGCGCACCGTTGCCTACATCCCGCAGTCGCCGGCGTCGGCGCTGAACCCCGCCCTTCGCATCAGCACCCAGCTGAAGGAATGCCTTTCAGGCCCTGCGGCCCAGGTGCTGGAACGGGTCCGGCAGGTGCTGCGGGAGGTGGCATTGCCCGACGACGATGCCTTCCTGGCGCGATACCCGCACCAGCTTTCCGGCGGCCAGCAGCAGAGGGTGGCCATCGCCATGGCATTCACCGCGCGGCCGGCCCTGATTGTGATGGACGAACCCACGACCGGTCTGGACGTCAGTACCCAGGCCCATGTGCTGGCCACGGTACGCTCCATGTGCAGGACCTATGATTGCGCCGCGGTCTACATCAGCCACGACATGGCCGTAGTTGCCGAGCTTGCTGACCGGATTGCCGTGATGTACTCAGGCCGTATCGTGGAAATCGGCGGCACAGCTGAGGTATTGTCCAATTCACGGCACCCATACACCCGGCGCCTGCTGCTGGCGGTACCGGATCTTCTGGCCAAGCGCCCCATGATCGGTATTCCCGGCCACGCCCCATCACCGCTGGCCCGGCCACAAGGCTGCGCCTTCGCGCCACGCTGCCCGCTCGCGGACGCCGGCTGCGGCACGGTTGCCCCCGCTGCCACCGAGGTTGGTCCCCGGCACACTGTGCGGTGCTTCAAATCCGAGCAGCCCCTGCCGCCTCTGCAGCTCCGGAACCCATCCATTCCGTCGGCCCCGGCTGCCGGACGGAAACCGGTGATAAAGATCGAGGGGCTGACCGCCGGCTACGGCAGCAATACTGTCCTGGAAGGCATAAACCTGCAGGCGTATGCCGGAGAATGCCTGGCGCTGCTGGGAGAATCCGGATCCGGGAAGACCACCTTGAGCCGGTGCATCGCAGGGTTGCATCATAACTACACCGGCGACATCTCACTGGACGGCAGCACCCTGGCACCGAGCAGCTTCAAGCGCACCAAGGATCAGCGACGCCGCGTCCAATACATCTTCCAGAACCCCTACGAGTCACTGAACCCGCGGCGAACGGTGGAGGAACTGATCCTCCAGCCCGTCACCGCCGTACGCGGCAAGGTCAACAATGCCCGCGAGATCGTGGCCACGGCACTGGAACGTGCATCGCTGCGGCCGGACCACGCCAGACGCTATCCGGACCAGCTCAGCGGCGGGGAACGCCAGCGCGTGGCGATCGCCCGCTCCCTGGCCACCGAACCCGAGGTCCTCATCTGCGACGAAATAACCTCGGCCCTGGACGTGTCGGTGCAGTCCACGCTGGTGGACCTGCTGCGTGGGCTGCAGGCCGAAATGGGGCTCACCCTGGTCTTTATCACCCACAACATTGCCCTGGTGCGCAACATCGCGCAGCAGGTGGCCGTCCTTGAGCGCGGCCGGATCGTCGAATTCGGAGAGGTGGAACGCGTGTTCGCAGACCCCCAGCATCACTACACACAATCACTGCTCACCGCGACGCCCAACTTCCAGCTTCCCGACCGTCTGAGCACCCCGTGAACGGGGCACCGGTACCCGGACCCAGCTTCCACCCAAAAGCACTGGCAGGACAGGTTGTCCTGATCACCGGCGGCGGCACCGGCATCGGCCGGGCCACGGCCCTCGCCATGGCCGGGTGCGGCGCGAAACTCGTGCTCGCCGGCAGGCGGGAGGTCCTCCTCAAGGAAACCGCCGAGCTGGTCCGCCGGTCCGGCAGCGAGGCCATCGCCGTCGCAGGCGATATCCGCGAGCCGGAGCACGCCACCGAACTTGTGGACGCCGCGCTCGCCGCCTTCGGCCGGATCGATGTCCTGGTCAACAACGCAGGAGGCCAGTTCCAGTCCCCGGCGGAGGATATCTCGCTCAACGGCTGGCGCGCCGTGCACCGGCTCTCGGTGGATTCTGTCTGGAACCTCACCCGCGAAGTGGCCACGCGGACCATGATTCCCAACCGCTCGGGCCTGCTGGTCTTTATGGCTTTCTCGCCCCGGCGCGGTATCCCGGGCATGGTCCATGCGACGGCCGCACGTGCCGCCGTCGAGAATCTCGCCTCCGGGCTGGCGCTGGAGTGGAGCCGGTTTGGCATCCGCTCGGTGGCCGTGGCCCCGGGCAGCATCCTGAGCGAAGGCCTGGAGCAGTACTCCGCCGAGGCACGTTCCGAATGGGAACAGGGAGTCCCGCTTGGACGTCTCGGCCGGCCGGAAGACGTGGCAGACGTTATTACATTCCTGGCCACCGACGCTGCGCGCTACATCACCGGAACCACCATCACCATCGACGGCGGGGCGGACGCCTGGGGCTCAGGCCGTCCCGTCCCCGCAAAGGAGCTCTCATGACCTCAACCACGGACCTGCCGGTCCTCCCCGCCGCCGAGGCCTGCGACCTGGCCGCGCTGTTCGCCCCCAACGCCGTGGCCATCATCGGTGCCAGCGATGACACCCGCAAATACGGAAACTGGATCGCCGTCCAGGCGCTCAAAGGCGGCATCCCGGTCCATTTGGTGAACCGGACCAGGTCCACAGTGCTGGGCCGCACCGCCGTCCCCAGTGTCGCTTCGATCGGCAGCCCCGTCGAACTGGCGGTCATCGCCGTTCCGGCAGCCGGATTCGAGGATGCCGTGGACGACGCCCTGGCCGGAGGCGCCAAAGCCATCGTGGGAATCAGCGCGGGCCTGGGCGAGGCCGGGGGAGATGGCCTGCTGCTGCAGGAGCGCATCACGGCCAAAGTCCGTGCCGCAGGCGCCCGGCTCCTGGGTCCTAACTGTCTGGGAGTGCTGGATCACAGCAGCTCGCTGATGCTCGCCTCCAACGAGTTCCCGGTCGGCAACATCGGCGTCATCTCCCAGAGCGGAAACCTGGCCCTGGAACTGGCCACCCTCCTGGTGGACCATGGGCTGGGCGTTTCCCGTTTCGCCTCGCTGGGCAATCAGGCGGACCTCGACGCCGCAGACCTGATCGACGCCTTCGTGAAGCATGAGGGCACCGCGGCCATCGCCGTGTATTGCGAGGATTTCCGCGACGGCCGCCGTTTCGCCCGAGCAGCCCAGCGCGCCGCCGAGGCCGGCAAACCGGTTGTCCTGCTGACCGTCGGAGCCACGGATGCCTCGGTCCGCAACGCGAAGTCCCACACGGGCGCCATGGTGTCCTCCGGGATTGTCGTTGAGGCTGCCTGCCGAGCCTCCGGGATCGAACAGGTCTCCTCGCCTGCACAGATGGCGCATCTGCTCCAGGCCCTCGTCCGCAGCCGGGTACCCTCCGGCGCCCGCACCGCCGTGTTCGCCGACGGCGGCGGGCAGGCATCCGTAGCCAGCGACAACGCAGCCGAACAGGGCCTCGACGTGGTCGAGTTCGGCGCCGCTCTGCAGTCGGCTATCGCAGCGGAACTGCCGCCGACCGCGGCGGTCAGTAATCCGGTGGACGTCGCCGGCGGCGGTGAGCAGGACATCATGTGCTTTCAACGGGTCCTGGGTCACCTGATGGCGAGCGACGACGTCGATGCCACCCTCATGAGCGGCTACTTCGGCGGATACGGAAGCTACGGGCCCGAACTCGCGGCACGTGAAATAGAGACCGCCCGACGGATGGCCGCGGAGACGGCCGCGGGCGGCGGCACGGTACTCGTCCAGACGATGAACTGGCAGTCAGCGGCGGCCTCCGCCCTCCGCGACGGGGGCATCCCCGTCTACCGCGGCATTGAGGAGACCGCATGGGTCCTCGGACGGCTCGCACGCCGCCGCACCGAACCGGCCACCGGAATTCCTGCCCTGCCACCTCCGGCGCCGCCCGTGGAAGATACGGGCTACTACGCCTCACGCCAGCTCCTGGCCGACGCCGGTATCCCCTTCGTAGGGGCAGCCGAGGTGTCCGGCGAGGCCCAGCTCCTGGCCGCGGCGGCCACACTGCGCTACCCGCTTGTCCTCAAAGCCCTTGGGGACGAACACAAATCCGACCGCGGCGGCGTCATCCTCAACATTGCCGACGAGGCAGCCCTGCTCGCGGCCTGGCGGGACGTCGACGCGAGGCTCGCGCCGCCGTCGTGCTCCATCGAAGAGATGGCGGACCTCACCGGAGCGGTGGAACTGCTGGTGGGGGTCCGGCGCGACCCGCGCTTCGGGCCGCTGGTGCTGGTGGGCCTGGGCGGGGTCTTCGCCGAAATCCTCCGTGACGTGCGCTGCGCCCTCGGCCCGGTGACCGCCGCTCAGGCCAAGGACATGCTGCTGTCGCTGCGCGGCGCGGCGCTCCTGACAGGAGCCCGTGGACGGGCGCCGGTGGATATCGACGCGGCGGCGGACATTGTCGCCCGGCTTTCGACGGTAGCCGCAGCCCACCCGGAGATCGCTGAAATCGAATGCAACCCGGTGGCCGCCACGCCCGCCGGCGCCATCGCGCTGGACGCCCGGATCGTACTCGACTGAACCGTTCCGCCAAAAACCAAGCAGCACCAACATACCCAAGAAAGAGGACCCGTGGACTTTCGCATGACTTCCCGCCAGATCGAAATCAAGCAGCGTGCAATCGCCTGGACAAACGAGATGTACCAGTACGAGCTCGACTGTGAAATGAATAACGGGCTTACGGCTGATCAGCACGCCAAGGTCAGGCAACTGGTCATCAACCACGGGCTCGCCGCCATCAACATGCCGGCCGAGTGGGGCGGCGCAGGGCTCAGCGTGCTGGAGCACGCGATCGTCTCCGAAGAAGTGGGAAAACTGACCGGAGCACTGTGGGACACGCTGTGGCGTCCGGCCAACGCGCTGAAGGCCTGCACCCCGGCCCAGCGCGAGGAATACCTGCTCCCCGAGATCCGCGGTGAGCGCCGCGACGCCGTGGCCATTACCGAGCCGGAGGCCGGCTCGGATCCGCAGAACATCCAGACCACCGCGGTCAAGGATGGCGAGCACTACATCATCAATGGTGAAAAGCTCTTCGTAACCGTGGGGGATGCAGCGGACTTCATCCTGGTGCTCGCCAGCGTGGAGGGTGCCCCCACCATGTTCCTGGTGGACAAGGACCTACCGGGTGTCTCCGTCACCCGCACTCCGCGCTATACGCACACCTTCGTCTACGAGCACCCCGAGTTCCTTTTTGAGGACGTGCGCGTCGGGGCAGACAAGATCCTGGGCGAGATCGGCCAGGGCTACGAACTGACGCGTGACTGGTTCGTGGAGGAGCGCCTCATGATTGCCGCCCGCACCATCGGCGCCGCTGAACGGGCTACCTTGCTCGCAGCCGAGTTCGCCAAATCCCGTGTGCAGTTCGGCAAGCCCATCCTGGAATTCCAGCTCATCCAGAACATGCTCGCCAAGAACACCGTGGACATCATGACCAACCGTGTCCTGACGTATCAGGTGGCGTGGGAAGCGGACCAGGGAATGGACCGCAAGCTCCTCAACGCCAAGGCCGCCGTCATCAAGCTGGGCGCCTCCGAGGCTTCCAACCGCTGCGTTGACAACGCCCTGCAGATCTTCGGGGGCCGCGGCTACATGCGGGAAAACCCGGTGGAACGCCTGTGGCGAGAGCTCCGCGTGGACCGCATCTGGGAAGGTACCTCGGAAATCCAGACGGTCATCATCGGCAACGAAATTAACAAACGAGGCGCCGAGGGGCTGCTGGGCTACGCCGGCGCGGTGGCTCGGTGACGTCACAGGCACAAACCGCAGGACCGCACTCAGCCGGGACCGGCCCTGCAGCCCAGGATTCCGGGCTTGAACCTCTCGTCAAAGTCCGGCGCCAGGGCAAAGTGGCGGTGGTGCAGCTCAACCGTCCCGGCAAACTCAATGCCCTGTCCACCGCCCTGGAGCAGGCTTTGCTGGACGCCCTGCAGTCGCCGGAAGTGGCGGGTGCTTCGGCGATCGTCTTCGCGGGATCGGACCGGGCCTTTTCGGCCGGTGCTGATACGTCCGAGCTGCCGGAGATGACCCCGCAGAGGATAGCGGCCTACTACCGTGGCAGCGGATCGCTGTATGAGGTCGTCTCCCGGTTGCCGCAGCCCACCGTAGCCGCGGTGGCGGGGTACTGCCTTGGCGCCGGCTTCGAGCTTGCCCTGGCCTGTGACATCCGGATCGCGGACCAGACCGCCAGCTTCGGCCTGCCGGAGGTGGGGCTCGGGATCCTGCCCAGCTCCGGCGGGCTGACCCGGCTGGTCCGTGCGGCCGGCCCGGCCATTGCCCGGGAGATCATCCTGTTCGGCGAGCGGTTCCCGGCGGCCGAGGCCCACCGCCTGGGCCTGGTCCGAGAGGTGGCGCCGGCGGGAGATGCGCTGACCGTCGCCCTTGAGCGGGCTGAGTTCCTGGCCGAACAGCCGGCCATGGCAGTGGCCTGGACCAAAGCGGCCATCG
Proteins encoded:
- a CDS encoding ABC transporter substrate-binding protein encodes the protein MTAHRRHKSSHLITALALGSLMALSACSSGASAVQAGADSVSDPKPGGNLRVGIVGGSAKDSLDAHAPVTHPDQARVIQLYDTLASYDNEHKIQMALADSITPSADATTWTVHLRDGLKFSDGRPLTAEDVIFTFRRITDPASPQSGASALSTLNRDALKATDSQTVVFSFSAPNSTFPDTAAQYSLGIVPADYDPKKPIGAGPFMMETFTAGQQSVFVKNPHYWQAGQPLVDKVTIIDFPDDTARVNALLGGQVDAIDQLPLGQVNVVKANPAMKVLESATGSWLPFTMRVDQEPFNDPKVRQAFRLIIDRQQMVDQVLGGHGTVGNDMYSPLDPCYPSDTPQRTQDIEKAKQLLAEAGKSNLTVDLVTSPVAAGLVEAAQVFAQQAKAAGVTVNVKKVDPGEFYGEQYLQWTFAQDFWFTRDYLSQASNSGFATSPYNETHWADQEWTELVTRAQATTDSETRCGLIKKAQQIEFERGGNIIWGFPNSVDAYSAAVQGLTPDKSGIPLTSFGFRNAWLNK
- a CDS encoding ABC transporter permease, whose amino-acid sequence is MRRLLFRRTLFGLFTLWVVSLVVFLATQALPGDAAQAILGREATPERLAALREQLNLGGSLPEQYFGWLGQLLSFNLGTSLAGGTPVASAVGPMLLNSSILMLCAAVIAIPLAIGIGTWTALRKDSAVDHVTGIITLVLASLPEFVVGVLLVLLLATGVFHLFPAVFVLVPGEQVWSNPAQLVLPVLTLVLAVSPYIIRIMRATMLEVLESQYVQQARLKGLPERTVVLRHALPNAIGPVAQVIALQLAWLIGGVVIVEFLFRFPGVGFQLIDAVTNRDLPVVQALVIVIAIFYVAVNLLADVVTLAANPKVRTAS
- a CDS encoding ABC transporter permease; this translates as MSIGMSTRPAGNSDQAGRTPRKQGLLRRALQSKRTVVGLVLTLAVLAVAFLGPYLAPHSATEFVAAPFSPAGIGGPFGTDNLGRDVLSRFLAGGQTLMILAIIATALGVGLGALVGVLAAYRRGWLDELLMRAGDVALAFPQIVLALLFLSIIGPELWLLVLMVGFGHLPRVARVVRGAALSVVERDFVKAAESVGIPRWRIMIGEIVPNISSTLAVEFGLRLTYSIGLVAGLSFLGLGIQPPAADWGLMINENRIALTISPWSVALPVIAIALLTVGTNLVTDGLAKASIGSDKGVTI
- a CDS encoding ABC transporter ATP-binding protein; translation: MSTAAPTLEVEDLKIIGIPSMAAIVEELSLEVRPGEILGVVGESGSGKTTLGLALLNYCKEGTRLGGGKVSVAGQQLAGLNWRQVRQLRGRTVAYIPQSPASALNPALRISTQLKECLSGPAAQVLERVRQVLREVALPDDDAFLARYPHQLSGGQQQRVAIAMAFTARPALIVMDEPTTGLDVSTQAHVLATVRSMCRTYDCAAVYISHDMAVVAELADRIAVMYSGRIVEIGGTAEVLSNSRHPYTRRLLLAVPDLLAKRPMIGIPGHAPSPLARPQGCAFAPRCPLADAGCGTVAPAATEVGPRHTVRCFKSEQPLPPLQLRNPSIPSAPAAGRKPVIKIEGLTAGYGSNTVLEGINLQAYAGECLALLGESGSGKTTLSRCIAGLHHNYTGDISLDGSTLAPSSFKRTKDQRRRVQYIFQNPYESLNPRRTVEELILQPVTAVRGKVNNAREIVATALERASLRPDHARRYPDQLSGGERQRVAIARSLATEPEVLICDEITSALDVSVQSTLVDLLRGLQAEMGLTLVFITHNIALVRNIAQQVAVLERGRIVEFGEVERVFADPQHHYTQSLLTATPNFQLPDRLSTP
- a CDS encoding SDR family NAD(P)-dependent oxidoreductase, whose protein sequence is MNGAPVPGPSFHPKALAGQVVLITGGGTGIGRATALAMAGCGAKLVLAGRREVLLKETAELVRRSGSEAIAVAGDIREPEHATELVDAALAAFGRIDVLVNNAGGQFQSPAEDISLNGWRAVHRLSVDSVWNLTREVATRTMIPNRSGLLVFMAFSPRRGIPGMVHATAARAAVENLASGLALEWSRFGIRSVAVAPGSILSEGLEQYSAEARSEWEQGVPLGRLGRPEDVADVITFLATDAARYITGTTITIDGGADAWGSGRPVPAKELS
- a CDS encoding acetate--CoA ligase family protein, which encodes MTSTTDLPVLPAAEACDLAALFAPNAVAIIGASDDTRKYGNWIAVQALKGGIPVHLVNRTRSTVLGRTAVPSVASIGSPVELAVIAVPAAGFEDAVDDALAGGAKAIVGISAGLGEAGGDGLLLQERITAKVRAAGARLLGPNCLGVLDHSSSLMLASNEFPVGNIGVISQSGNLALELATLLVDHGLGVSRFASLGNQADLDAADLIDAFVKHEGTAAIAVYCEDFRDGRRFARAAQRAAEAGKPVVLLTVGATDASVRNAKSHTGAMVSSGIVVEAACRASGIEQVSSPAQMAHLLQALVRSRVPSGARTAVFADGGGQASVASDNAAEQGLDVVEFGAALQSAIAAELPPTAAVSNPVDVAGGGEQDIMCFQRVLGHLMASDDVDATLMSGYFGGYGSYGPELAAREIETARRMAAETAAGGGTVLVQTMNWQSAAASALRDGGIPVYRGIEETAWVLGRLARRRTEPATGIPALPPPAPPVEDTGYYASRQLLADAGIPFVGAAEVSGEAQLLAAAATLRYPLVLKALGDEHKSDRGGVILNIADEAALLAAWRDVDARLAPPSCSIEEMADLTGAVELLVGVRRDPRFGPLVLVGLGGVFAEILRDVRCALGPVTAAQAKDMLLSLRGAALLTGARGRAPVDIDAAADIVARLSTVAAAHPEIAEIECNPVAATPAGAIALDARIVLD
- a CDS encoding acyl-CoA dehydrogenase family protein yields the protein MTSRQIEIKQRAIAWTNEMYQYELDCEMNNGLTADQHAKVRQLVINHGLAAINMPAEWGGAGLSVLEHAIVSEEVGKLTGALWDTLWRPANALKACTPAQREEYLLPEIRGERRDAVAITEPEAGSDPQNIQTTAVKDGEHYIINGEKLFVTVGDAADFILVLASVEGAPTMFLVDKDLPGVSVTRTPRYTHTFVYEHPEFLFEDVRVGADKILGEIGQGYELTRDWFVEERLMIAARTIGAAERATLLAAEFAKSRVQFGKPILEFQLIQNMLAKNTVDIMTNRVLTYQVAWEADQGMDRKLLNAKAAVIKLGASEASNRCVDNALQIFGGRGYMRENPVERLWRELRVDRIWEGTSEIQTVIIGNEINKRGAEGLLGYAGAVAR
- a CDS encoding enoyl-CoA hydratase/isomerase family protein, translated to MTSQAQTAGPHSAGTGPAAQDSGLEPLVKVRRQGKVAVVQLNRPGKLNALSTALEQALLDALQSPEVAGASAIVFAGSDRAFSAGADTSELPEMTPQRIAAYYRGSGSLYEVVSRLPQPTVAAVAGYCLGAGFELALACDIRIADQTASFGLPEVGLGILPSSGGLTRLVRAAGPAIAREIILFGERFPAAEAHRLGLVREVAPAGDALTVALERAEFLAEQPAMAVAWTKAAIDAAAESSASASMLIEQLAYAALNRPAGDPE